The genomic window CGAGCTTTCCGTGGAGTCGCATGCGCTGTCTTCGGAACCAGCTCtggagcgtctccgcggccaaGTGGTGGCGAAGGTCGTACCTGGTCTCCACGTGGGCAAGCTCGGGAAACTTCCCCATCCAACTGCTGATGAGGCGCGGATTCAGCTCGACCTGGCCGTCCTGCATGTCCATGACGCCGTGACTCATGGCGTGGAATTCGCACGCTCGCTTGGCGCAGTTGAGAACCACGTCCCGAAGATGGACTCGCGCCCCAGCGTAGACTGGAAGGCCGTATTTGGCGATGTACTTGAGCACTTTCTGCCGTTTCTCATCGGGGTGAAAACGGTGCTTTATGCCCATTGGCTGGTCGATCGTCCTCAGGAGGGCGATCATGTCAGTGAGGCTTTTGTAGTTCGTGCTGAGCTCGTTCTTGGGGTTCCAGCGTTCAATCAAGACGCGTTTCTGACACGAAATATTCCACAAGTTCTCGTCCTTCACTGTGTCCATGTATTCGTCGAGGACAGCGGTGGTGAAGAGATCCATGAGGATGAAAAAAACGAGGACGATGAAGGAAATGCAGAAGACCACAACTGTCACGCGGAGCAGTTTCTGGTCTGTCGCGGTGTAGTgcatccgcagctgctgaagaaTCATGTGCCAGTCCTCGCCAGTGCAGCTGCCTATCAGCGCCATCACGGCCCTCGGCAGCATTTTGAAGTTTGCGTGGCGATTGAAGTACGTTTCTACTGGGgcgccgctgaagaggaCGACCCCCCAggtggcgaagaagaaaatcgAGAGGCCCAGAAGCGTAAGCACGCTGAGGAAGCTCTCCATAACTCGCGAGATCGTTGTAAACAACGTCTGGAAAAAGGGCATCTGGCGGTATAGGAAGCGCGCGATCCGGAAGAGGCGTAAACTTAGGAGCCAGGAGGTCAGTGCGTCCACGCGCCAGACCCACCCCATCCACAAAACGACGCCAGCGCCAAAGGTCCCAGCGAGCAGGCAGCAAAGAACAACGTCGAGGATGTCCAACGCCTCGCGAAAAAacagacggccgcgagcaAAGATTCTCGTACCGATTTCGATGaaaaagaaagcagaaagaCACACAATGGCGATGTGGAGCTCAAGTCGTCGGCCCTGCCGATGGGGCCCGAGTGTCATGTCGTACCACGGGCCGtagaagaaaagaaggagacagcacaGGCACGTATGGACGGCAACGGCCATTCTGAAGCATCCGCTTGTTATCAGTGCAGCAGCTTTCTTCCTTGCCATCGCGAGCCGTTTGCTGTCGACCCCGGTGAAGTCTGGCATGGTGTCGCCGTGCTGGAGCGCCGAGTTGAAGAGGAGCTCCTGAATT from Besnoitia besnoiti strain Bb-Ger1 chromosome Unknown contig00022, whole genome shotgun sequence includes these protein-coding regions:
- a CDS encoding transporter, cation channel family protein (encoded by transcript BESB_042460); this encodes MLTDNEQARNVFGVLEWIFAFLFLAESLLRVGAYGWCRGGCLALGSGASRAGFLVSLVSCVLLLINQTLFAADWRSYACRFVWQLPLFRLVKVLRSFRSFHLFSLVQMEGVRIVVRSLLACTRSLVLLSAFLSLVFVMFALIFSRVMRVGYVPPDNPNEVLYTFQTFFEASIGVFVLATNEGWPLLLSRLLDRNPTQQVALSVLVFLFNSAVSIFGVKMCVGIIVDASRSKKARMEMEGSLLSATVHKWIEIQELLFNSALQHGDTMPDFTGVDSKRLAMARKKAAALITSGCFRMAVAVHTCLCCLLLFFYGPWYDMTLGPHRQGRRLELHIAIVCLSAFFFIEIGTRIFARGRLFFREALDILDVVLCCLLAGTFGAGVVLWMGWVWRVDALTSWLLSLRLFRIARFLYRQMPFFQTLFTTISRVMESFLSVLTLLGLSIFFFATWGVVLFSGAPVETYFNRHANFKMLPRAVMALIGSCTGEDWHMILQQLRMHYTATDQKLLRVTVVVFCISFIVLVFFILMDLFTTAVLDEYMDTVKDENLWNISCQKRVLIERWNPKNELSTNYKSLTDMIALLRTIDQPMGIKHRFHPDEKRQKVLKYIAKYGLPVYAGARVHLRDVVLNCAKRACEFHAMSHGVMDMQDGQVELNPRLISSWMGKFPELAHVETRYDLRHHLAAETLQSWFRRQRMRLHGKLANPEWCAARFVSFAMESRTAHLRRPSGRAGHRASQIDRRYSGVARRRSWRRSRVDSAAGSSQLSATASGGSSEALPQPERLHLRGAGGSDQVRMSLPESISTRGSVPGSSSNSRRGSIMTGTDVDLAPRVLFESCMLVPEGTTTKETSSRERLSARSASRSDSLPQVASVENSPSDGPLTSCITTHLSQTEDP